In a single window of the Pseudodesulfovibrio profundus genome:
- a CDS encoding pseudouridine synthase, with protein sequence MDNTKPIRLNKFIAQCGIASRRGADDLVFSGKVSVNGKLADSPGYKVDPTSDIVKVNNKTIGLQSTAQNITLMINKPIEVVTTASDPQGRTTVLDLLPEKFKKIRPFPVGRLDYFSEGLLLLTTDGDLCYRLTHPKFHLPKVYRVTVRGRVPDAVLKTMRSGMTLEDGEKLAPVLIDLKKYTDGKQILDMTLTQGVNRQIRRMFAESDITILKLRRTKQGPLNIGSLKPGKWRELSERELASLKKAVELA encoded by the coding sequence TGGACAATACCAAGCCAATACGACTCAATAAATTTATTGCTCAATGCGGGATTGCCTCTCGCCGTGGAGCAGATGACCTTGTCTTTAGCGGAAAGGTTTCCGTCAACGGAAAGTTGGCAGACTCACCTGGCTACAAAGTCGATCCGACTAGTGACATTGTCAAAGTCAACAACAAAACCATCGGTTTGCAATCAACAGCACAGAATATCACCTTGATGATCAACAAGCCGATTGAAGTTGTTACAACGGCCAGCGACCCTCAGGGAAGAACAACTGTTTTGGATTTATTGCCGGAAAAATTTAAAAAAATTCGCCCTTTCCCGGTTGGGCGCTTGGACTATTTCTCTGAAGGCCTGTTACTTCTAACAACCGATGGTGACCTTTGTTATCGGCTGACTCACCCCAAGTTCCACCTTCCCAAAGTCTACCGAGTGACTGTGCGTGGTAGAGTTCCCGATGCAGTATTGAAGACCATGCGATCGGGCATGACGTTGGAGGATGGAGAGAAACTGGCCCCAGTCCTGATCGATCTCAAAAAGTACACCGATGGGAAGCAAATCCTGGACATGACTCTTACGCAAGGTGTCAATCGCCAGATTCGACGGATGTTTGCAGAGTCCGACATCACTATATTGAAGCTACGCCGCACAAAACAGGGGCCGCTCAACATAGGCAGCCTTAAGCCAGGTAAATGGCGTGAACTGTCAGAAAGAGAGTTAGCCTCTCTCAAAAAGGCAGTTGAACTCGCTTAA
- a CDS encoding LolA family protein translates to MQVKNILVIAALVLFATSPSWAAEVDAEAMPNLIQEKYENMDSFQADFVQELTNIASGEVDVRKGKIWFKQPSRVRWETSEPEKELLIVGPDFAWDYIEEDELAIKYSVESLLNSKTILRFISGQANLKEDFFVKTEWEGAEAVREKWGKGNVILQLTPKEPEPGMVLAFIGVEPDTGLLRQVMIVDFYGNGNEVRLSGIELDVALDEDIFQFSPPEGVIVEDNSQGF, encoded by the coding sequence ATGCAGGTTAAAAATATATTGGTTATTGCGGCGCTGGTACTCTTTGCCACTTCCCCCTCATGGGCTGCGGAAGTTGATGCAGAGGCAATGCCGAATCTGATTCAGGAAAAATATGAAAATATGGATTCGTTCCAAGCAGACTTTGTACAGGAGCTGACAAACATTGCTAGTGGCGAAGTAGATGTTCGCAAAGGGAAAATCTGGTTCAAACAGCCTTCCAGAGTTCGGTGGGAAACCAGTGAGCCTGAAAAGGAGTTACTCATTGTCGGACCTGATTTTGCCTGGGACTATATTGAAGAAGATGAGTTGGCAATTAAGTATAGCGTGGAGAGCCTGTTAAACTCCAAAACCATCCTTCGCTTCATCTCTGGTCAGGCCAACCTGAAAGAAGATTTTTTTGTTAAAACAGAGTGGGAAGGGGCTGAGGCAGTCCGGGAAAAGTGGGGTAAGGGAAATGTTATCCTGCAGTTGACTCCGAAAGAGCCTGAGCCAGGGATGGTGCTGGCCTTTATCGGTGTTGAACCTGACACAGGCTTACTGCGTCAGGTCATGATCGTAGATTTTTACGGCAACGGCAATGAAGTCCGGCTATCCGGTATTGAACTTGATGTCGCTCTGGATGAGGATATCTTTCAGTTCAGTCCTCCAGAAGGCGTGATTGTGGAGGATAACTCTCAGGGCTTTTAA
- a CDS encoding DNA translocase FtsK → MARRKSTAQSVHKGYGKEFVGLLFLFFSAFLFLSLLSFHPSDPSFNQSVTPGWVVQNVVGVAGSYCAGFLVEIFGLGAMVWPFYFLYLGLARFVSRIRLSRVRWLGLIGLFIAFEAWAMHPWLFDVPDDAYGLIGSGYLGRDIITRLTLPYLRPLGSLLLWLFVTIASFQALVGFSWATVWEHLLSWLSSSNDRFAEWNATRLERKEERKAQKAARKAAKEAEKSSQEKELDLEYVDLEQPSKKQKVKHANTKKKQNKKTPVSKASKVVSGNGELPSSDLLSPPADQKTSQTAEVLQPLSDRLKECLNDFNVNGEIQQVVPGPVVTMFEFKPAPGVKVSKIENLTDDIALALRAESVRIEAPIPGKDSVGIEIPNIDRETVYLREVLESSQFAKSSSPLTLALGKDIHGATKVADLAKMPHLLVAGATGAGKSVGINGFLLSLLYKAGPDKVKLLLVDPKRIELAPYAELPHLVHPVVTEMSLAKSALEWAVFEMDCRYEKMAKMGVRNIEGYNKKLESYGGNLPEEFESFKPMPYLVIIIDELADLMMTAAKDVEQCIVRLAQLARAAGIHMILATQRPSVDVVTGLIKANFPTRISFFVTSKFDSRTILDSVGAERLLGKGDMLFKPSGGKLKRMHGAYVDETEIAHVVNFWKEHEPQNFDLDFSDWKKDAENSGGSVGGGASNDPVYDEAVQFVLSQGKASISLLQRRFRIGFNRAARYIEQMEMEGILGPQEGSKPRKVLVKE, encoded by the coding sequence ATGGCACGAAGGAAATCAACTGCTCAGTCTGTACACAAAGGGTATGGTAAGGAGTTTGTCGGATTACTGTTTTTGTTTTTTTCGGCATTTCTCTTTTTGAGTTTGTTGTCATTTCATCCCAGTGATCCCAGCTTCAACCAGTCTGTTACTCCCGGTTGGGTTGTTCAGAACGTCGTCGGAGTCGCTGGGTCATATTGTGCCGGATTTCTGGTTGAAATCTTTGGCCTTGGTGCCATGGTCTGGCCTTTTTACTTCCTCTACCTCGGCTTGGCTCGATTCGTATCGAGAATCCGCTTGTCCCGAGTCCGTTGGCTTGGCTTGATCGGACTGTTTATCGCATTCGAAGCATGGGCCATGCATCCTTGGCTCTTTGATGTTCCAGACGACGCGTATGGCTTGATTGGCAGCGGATACCTTGGAAGAGATATTATCACGAGGCTGACGTTGCCGTATCTGCGGCCGCTGGGCTCTCTTTTATTGTGGTTGTTTGTAACCATTGCTTCTTTCCAGGCTTTAGTCGGTTTTTCCTGGGCCACTGTGTGGGAGCACCTGTTGTCTTGGCTCTCGTCTTCAAATGATCGCTTTGCTGAATGGAATGCTACTAGACTTGAGAGAAAGGAAGAGAGAAAAGCGCAAAAAGCTGCTCGAAAAGCAGCCAAGGAAGCAGAGAAGTCAAGCCAAGAGAAAGAACTGGATCTAGAATATGTTGATTTGGAGCAGCCATCCAAAAAACAGAAGGTAAAACACGCTAATACCAAGAAAAAACAAAACAAAAAGACGCCGGTCAGCAAAGCGAGCAAAGTAGTCTCTGGCAACGGAGAGTTACCGAGTTCCGACTTGTTGTCTCCTCCTGCTGATCAAAAGACGAGCCAGACAGCTGAAGTCTTACAGCCCCTTTCGGATAGACTGAAAGAGTGTCTGAATGATTTTAATGTGAATGGTGAGATTCAACAAGTTGTACCCGGACCGGTTGTCACCATGTTCGAGTTCAAACCGGCGCCAGGCGTCAAGGTGAGTAAAATCGAAAACCTCACCGATGACATTGCCCTTGCTCTTCGAGCTGAATCCGTACGAATTGAAGCACCAATTCCGGGGAAAGACAGTGTTGGTATCGAAATACCCAACATTGACAGGGAGACAGTCTATTTACGTGAGGTTCTAGAATCTTCACAATTCGCAAAGAGTTCTTCCCCATTAACACTTGCCCTCGGCAAAGATATTCATGGTGCGACCAAGGTTGCTGATCTTGCCAAGATGCCGCATTTGCTTGTTGCTGGTGCAACTGGAGCAGGTAAGTCAGTTGGAATCAACGGCTTTTTATTGAGCCTGCTGTATAAGGCTGGACCGGACAAGGTTAAGTTGCTGTTGGTTGATCCCAAGCGCATTGAGCTGGCTCCATATGCAGAGTTGCCCCATTTGGTACATCCGGTTGTAACCGAGATGAGTTTGGCCAAGTCTGCACTTGAATGGGCTGTTTTCGAGATGGATTGCCGGTATGAAAAAATGGCCAAAATGGGCGTCCGTAATATCGAAGGGTACAATAAGAAGCTCGAAAGCTATGGGGGGAACCTCCCGGAAGAGTTTGAAAGCTTCAAACCCATGCCATACTTAGTCATTATTATTGATGAGTTGGCTGATCTGATGATGACTGCGGCCAAGGATGTTGAACAGTGTATTGTTCGGCTTGCACAACTGGCTCGTGCTGCCGGTATACATATGATTCTTGCCACGCAACGGCCGAGTGTTGATGTTGTGACCGGCTTGATCAAGGCCAACTTTCCTACGCGTATTTCTTTCTTTGTGACATCAAAATTCGATTCTCGAACCATCCTGGACTCGGTCGGCGCCGAACGCCTGCTTGGCAAGGGTGATATGCTGTTCAAGCCAAGTGGTGGCAAGTTGAAGCGTATGCACGGAGCGTACGTTGATGAAACAGAAATTGCACACGTGGTTAATTTTTGGAAGGAGCATGAACCGCAGAACTTTGATCTGGACTTTTCGGATTGGAAAAAAGATGCTGAAAATTCTGGTGGTTCTGTCGGTGGAGGTGCATCGAACGACCCTGTTTATGATGAAGCGGTACAATTCGTGCTCAGTCAAGGGAAAGCATCCATCTCGTTGTTGCAGCGAAGGTTCAGGATAGGTTTCAACAGGGCAGCACGCTATATTGAGCAAATGGAGATGGAAGGGATACTCGGTCCTCAAGAAGGCAGTAAGCCCAGAAAAGTTTTAGTAAAGGAATAA